The Anabaena sp. PCC 7108 region CTAAAGTCAATATGTCTGCGTTTGATATCTCAAACTTAACCATTAAAGGTTCTAATATGCTTTGGAGTCAAAATAAACAAAACTCACTAATCCAGGGTGAAATTTTGCTACAAACGCGATCGCACACTACCTGTGGTGGTGCTGTTACTGCGACCATGTACTTACCCATAGTCAGATCCCATGTCTGGCAGCAACTCACTGATTATCCACGTTGGATACACTATTTTCCTGATATTACCAAAAGTGAAATTGTTTCCAAAGGAGATGTGAAATTTCTGTATCAAACAGCACAAAAAGCTTTTTTGTTTTTCACAGCGCAAGTGGAAATCTACCTGAACGTTGTCGAAGTGCTGGGGCAACAAATTCAATTTAAGATGGAAAAGGGAACTTTTCAGGACTTTCATGCCAATTTAGACCTGAAAGATTTGGGTAACGGCACTTTACTCGCTTATTCAGTCCAAGCCACACCGAATATTCCCATCCCTTCAATTTTTATTCAACAGGCAATGAGTTTGGAATTACCTACAAATATGCGTAAAATGCGACAAGTGCTTTGTAATAGTCAATAACAGCAATGTCAAAGGCAAAAACTATTTTGGAATTTTGGTTTGGTCATCCTGATGAACCAGATTACGGTAAACCTCAGAAATTTTGGTTTAGCAAACAACCAGATATTGATGAGGAAATCCGCACCCGGTTTATGGAAGATTACCAAAAAGCAGCGACAGGATACTTAGATGATTGGATTAATACACCTGAAACCTGTCTAGCTTTGATTTTACTCCTAGATCAATTCCCCCGAAATATTTTTCGTGATACTCCAGAAGCCTTTGCAACTGACTGGGACGCACTTTCAGCAGCACAACACGCTATTGCACAAGGTTATGACCGCGAATTATTGCCTGTACAACGCTGGTTTATT contains the following coding sequences:
- a CDS encoding SRPBCC family protein, with the translated sequence MSAFDISNLTIKGSNMLWSQNKQNSLIQGEILLQTRSHTTCGGAVTATMYLPIVRSHVWQQLTDYPRWIHYFPDITKSEIVSKGDVKFLYQTAQKAFLFFTAQVEIYLNVVEVLGQQIQFKMEKGTFQDFHANLDLKDLGNGTLLAYSVQATPNIPIPSIFIQQAMSLELPTNMRKMRQVLCNSQ
- a CDS encoding DUF924 family protein; translated protein: MSKAKTILEFWFGHPDEPDYGKPQKFWFSKQPDIDEEIRTRFMEDYQKAATGYLDDWINTPETCLALILLLDQFPRNIFRDTPEAFATDWDALSAAQHAIAQGYDRELLPVQRWFIYLPFEHSENLSHQRQCVKLFQQLSRDSESLSAIEYAFEHMKVISRFGRFPHRNQILGRISTPEEQEFLQQEGGSF